The following proteins come from a genomic window of Candidatus Omnitrophota bacterium:
- a CDS encoding divergent PAP2 family protein: MKDIFFQISHNKIFLNTLLTWIIAQTIKVLIGVARYKKIDFRWFVGTGGMPSSHAAGASCLATSVGLNCGFDSAYFALAAAFALVVMFDAQGVRRSSGKQARILNFIMEDIYWKGKINEGRLRELIGHTPVEVIAGFLLGVLIGYWAN, encoded by the coding sequence ATGAAAGACATTTTTTTTCAGATATCGCACAATAAAATTTTCCTAAATACGCTTCTTACCTGGATTATAGCGCAGACTATAAAAGTTTTAATCGGGGTAGCGCGTTATAAGAAAATAGATTTCCGCTGGTTTGTCGGTACAGGGGGCATGCCTTCAAGCCACGCGGCAGGGGCCTCTTGTCTGGCGACAAGCGTAGGTTTAAATTGCGGTTTTGACAGCGCGTATTTTGCTTTGGCAGCAGCCTTCGCGCTTGTGGTCATGTTTGATGCCCAAGGGGTGCGCCGTTCCAGCGGTAAACAGGCGCGGATACTTAATTTCATCATGGAAGATATATACTGGAAAGGCAAGATCAACGAAGGGCGTTTGCGCGAACTTATCGGGCACACTCCGGTTGAGGTTATAGCGGGATTTCTATTAGGCGTGCTAATAGGTTACTGGGCTAATTAA